Proteins encoded by one window of Centroberyx gerrardi isolate f3 chromosome 21, fCenGer3.hap1.cur.20231027, whole genome shotgun sequence:
- the LOC139930500 gene encoding sorting nexin-4-like, protein MRPGSPTTSGEEKRMAEDGKEESAATGDSNQPAADLTNKNNSTMVEDGSTLLRRMEISVAEAEKRSGKNSVNMQETFTVYLIETRAMDAIAEGRNPAPDSLWRRYSEFELLRNYLLVTYPFIVVPPLPEKRAEFVWHKLSADNMDPDFVERRRVGLENFLLRVASHPILSNDKILYHFLTEEHGWKEVVFETGFQAKADSRLRALSATFRVRNPDKRFMEMKHHSDELQSHTSQLLRARARVADRLYGVYKVHGNYGRVFSEWSAIEREMGDGLQSAGHHMDAYAASIDDILEEEEHYADQLKEYLFYAEALRAVCRKHELTQFELEMASQDLISKKQQREELATGIVRTFSFKGMTNKLFGQEAPEQREARLKLLEEMIAEGEETVKEKTAECEEHVEGAWVDMQRFKEQKDKDLREALINYAVMQISMCKKGIQMWSNAKECFVKM, encoded by the exons ATGCGTCCTGGCTCACCAACAAcatcaggagaggagaagaggatggcGGAGGATGGAAAAGAAGAGTCAGCGGCGACTGGCGACTCAAACCAACCAGCCGCCGACTTGACGAACAAGAACAACAGCACG ATGGTGGAAGACGGCTCCACTCTCCTGCGCAGGATGGAGATCAGCGTCGCCGAGGCGGAGAAACGGAGTGGTAAAAACTCGGTGAACATGCAGGAGACGTTCACCGTGTACCTCATTGAAACACG GGCGATGGATGCGATCGCTGAGGGTCGTAACCCGGCCCCGGACTCTCTGTGGAGGAGATACAGCGAATTTGAGCTTCTGCGAAACTACTTACTGGTCACCTATCCGTTCATCGTCGTGCCCCCTCTGCCTGAGAAGAGG GCGGAGTTCGTGTGGCACAAGCTGTCGGCGGACAACATGGACCCGGACTTTGTGGAGCGGCGCAGGGTCGGGCTGGAGAACTTCCTGCTCCGCGTGGCGTCGCATCCCATCCTCTCCAACGACAAGATCCTCTACCACTTCCTCACTGAG GAACATGGCTGGAAAGAAGTGGTGTTTGAGACAGGATTTCAGGCCAAG GCAGATTCCAGGCTGAGAGCCCTGAGTGCCACCTTCAGGGTGAGGAATCCAGACAA ACGCTTCATGGAGatgaaacaccacagcgatgaacTGCAGTCTCACACCTCTCAGCTGCTCCGAGCGCGAGCa AGGGTTGCAGACAGACTCTATGGTGTTTACAAGGTCCATGGGAACTACGGAAGAGTCTTCAG TGAGTGGAGtgccatagagagagagatgggagatggACTGCAGAGTGCCGGCCATCATATGGATGC GTACGCTGCTTCGATAGATGATATCTTGGAAGAAGAGGAACATTACGCAGACCAGCTGAAAGAATATCTTTTCTATGCTGAGGCCCTTAG GGCCGTGTGCAGGAAACATGAGCTGACCCAGTTTGAGCTGGAGATGGCCTCCCAGGACCTCATCTCCAAGAAGCAGCAACGCGAGGAGCTGGCTACAGGG ATTGTGCGGACGTTCTCCTTCAAAGGGATGACCAACAAGCTTTTTGGCCAGGAGGCTCCTGAGCAGAGGGAGGCCCgactgaagctgctggaggagatgatagcagagggggaggagaccGTCAAGGAGAAAACAGCCGAGTGCGA aGAGCATGTTGAAGGGGCGTGGGTGGACATGCAGCGCTTTAAGGAGCAGAAAGACAAAGATCTGCGGGAGGCCCTCATCAACTATGCTGTCATGCAAATCAGCATGTGCAAGAAG GGAATACAAATGTGGAGCAATGCCAAAGAATGTTTCGTCAAGATGTAA